A window of the Cystobacter fuscus genome harbors these coding sequences:
- a CDS encoding M4 family metallopeptidase: MSTLRRFRGLAFLGMLAGLSACESADESAKSNGGTELDPAPGVTISNLQVVGTDQRQVPTFANGNFGQIRLGVEKRTEEAEVRALRPTLTALAKVFRVDPVELSFQRVVTDNIGERHFVYAQRKHGREVVGGTLVLHTRNDAVYAVHGNARADLDAPRDARLSPEEAIAVARQDSAQLAQLEIEALPRMVYWPAGEKLELVYRVNVAGLRQDGTPVDDDVLINAVSGSVVQRLTNIHSLKNRQVHNANYGTTLPGTLVRAEGGAAVADPVANTNYDQLGRTYDCYKAVFNRDSYDNAGARLVSSIHYGSNYANAGWLSSKQQMIYGDGDGVTFGNMAAAQDVTAHEITHAVTSATSNLNYFAEPGALNESMSDIMGSVCEWYRDGKVVSANTWKCAEEIYTPSTPGDALRYMNDPKKDGQSLDYYDASYSPFTDVHLASGIPNLAFYLLSQGGQHPRGRSTITVPGIGIAKAAQIFYRANTVLLLGKTFANFTDAKIATEQAAAQLGYSTADIAAVNAAWQAVGVKSNKLTYSQSLSLGQSMRSFDGRFTFTFQSDGNLVHKDAQGTVLWTSNTAGLQAKSAHMQADGNFVLYTTTEPTVGAAVWATNTGGHPGGGAFLLVQDDGNVVVYAGDGGTPLWATNTGGR; this comes from the coding sequence ATGAGCACCCTGCGGCGATTCCGTGGTCTTGCATTCCTGGGCATGCTGGCTGGCCTTTCGGCCTGTGAGAGCGCGGACGAAAGCGCGAAGAGCAACGGCGGCACCGAGCTGGACCCGGCCCCCGGCGTCACGATTTCCAATCTCCAGGTGGTAGGCACCGACCAGAGGCAGGTGCCCACGTTCGCGAATGGAAACTTCGGTCAGATCCGGCTGGGAGTGGAGAAGAGGACCGAGGAAGCCGAAGTGAGAGCGCTGCGCCCGACCCTCACCGCGCTGGCCAAGGTGTTCCGTGTGGACCCCGTGGAGCTTTCCTTCCAGAGGGTTGTCACGGACAACATCGGCGAGCGTCACTTCGTCTATGCGCAGCGCAAGCATGGCCGCGAGGTCGTGGGTGGCACGCTCGTCCTCCACACGAGGAATGACGCCGTCTACGCGGTTCACGGCAACGCTCGCGCCGATCTCGACGCGCCGCGGGACGCGCGTCTCAGCCCCGAAGAGGCCATCGCCGTGGCCAGGCAGGACTCCGCGCAGCTCGCTCAGCTCGAGATCGAGGCGCTTCCGCGGATGGTCTACTGGCCGGCGGGTGAAAAGCTGGAGCTCGTGTACCGGGTGAACGTGGCGGGGCTGCGCCAGGACGGGACGCCCGTGGATGACGACGTCCTCATCAACGCGGTGAGCGGGTCGGTCGTGCAGCGGCTGACGAACATCCACTCGCTCAAGAACCGGCAGGTTCACAACGCCAACTACGGCACCACCCTCCCGGGAACCCTCGTCCGGGCGGAGGGCGGCGCGGCGGTCGCGGACCCCGTGGCCAACACCAACTATGACCAGCTCGGGAGGACCTACGACTGCTACAAGGCTGTCTTCAACCGCGACTCCTACGATAACGCGGGGGCCAGGCTCGTGAGCTCGATCCACTATGGATCCAACTACGCCAACGCGGGCTGGCTGAGCTCGAAACAGCAGATGATTTACGGGGACGGCGATGGCGTGACGTTTGGAAACATGGCCGCCGCGCAGGACGTGACGGCTCATGAAATCACACATGCGGTCACGTCCGCCACTTCCAACCTGAACTACTTCGCCGAGCCGGGTGCCCTGAACGAGTCGATGTCCGACATCATGGGCAGTGTGTGCGAGTGGTACCGAGACGGCAAGGTGGTGAGCGCCAACACCTGGAAGTGCGCGGAGGAGATCTATACGCCCAGCACGCCCGGCGATGCCCTCCGCTACATGAACGACCCCAAGAAGGATGGCCAGTCGCTCGACTACTACGACGCGAGCTACAGCCCGTTCACCGATGTCCATCTGGCCTCGGGGATCCCCAACCTGGCGTTCTATCTGCTGTCTCAGGGCGGCCAACATCCGCGGGGCCGCTCCACCATCACCGTGCCCGGAATCGGCATCGCCAAGGCAGCCCAGATCTTCTACCGGGCCAATACGGTGCTGCTGCTCGGCAAGACCTTCGCCAACTTCACCGACGCGAAGATCGCCACTGAGCAGGCCGCCGCGCAGCTCGGGTACAGCACGGCCGACATCGCCGCCGTGAACGCCGCCTGGCAGGCCGTGGGCGTGAAGTCGAACAAACTCACCTACAGCCAGAGCCTCTCCCTTGGACAGTCGATGCGGTCGTTTGACGGCCGGTTCACGTTCACCTTCCAGTCCGACGGGAACCTGGTCCACAAGGACGCGCAGGGCACTGTGCTGTGGACGTCGAATACCGCTGGCCTGCAGGCGAAGTCGGCTCACATGCAGGCCGACGGCAACTTCGTGCTCTACACCACGACCGAACCGACGGTCGGCGCAGCGGTCTGGGCGACCAACACCGGCGGGCATCCGGGGGGGGGCGCCTTTCTGCTCGTCCAGGACGACGGCAACGTCGTCGTCTATGCCGGGGACGGCGGCACCCCGCTCTGGGCGACCAACACCGGCGGGCGCTAG
- a CDS encoding trans-sulfuration enzyme family protein, with amino-acid sequence MTSKWDVRTRLVRADEADEEGAPLNTPLVLSTTFRAHPEGVGFSAVDMGEQSPFFYARWSTPTVRTLERRLADLEGGEDALCFASGMAAITGLLLHLLGPGTHLVISDVCYAGTAEFVRGTLRRYGVDVTPVDTSDLEQVRAALRPNTRLVYLESPCNPVLKLTDIEAVATLAHGVGARVAVDATLATPIGLQPLALGADFVLHSLTKYIGGHGDVLGGVVVGRRAELAALRQDALIHLGAVLNPFPAWLLLRSLSTLPQRMAAHEATAREVAAFLENHPRVHHVLYPGLDSHPQAALARRQLRNTSGMIAFQAEDAPAVARRLAERLKVVHYAVSLGKPHSLVFYLPTDELQRTSFQLSPELLARYRAWAGDGVFRLSIGLEAPADIIGDLEQALAP; translated from the coding sequence ATGACTTCGAAATGGGATGTGCGGACCCGGCTCGTTCGGGCCGACGAGGCCGACGAGGAAGGCGCACCGCTCAACACCCCCCTGGTGCTCTCCACCACCTTCCGCGCCCACCCGGAGGGCGTGGGTTTCTCCGCCGTGGACATGGGGGAGCAGTCGCCCTTCTTCTACGCCCGGTGGTCGACCCCCACCGTACGGACCCTGGAGCGGCGCCTGGCCGACCTCGAGGGCGGCGAGGACGCGCTGTGCTTCGCCAGTGGGATGGCGGCCATCACCGGACTGCTGCTGCACCTGCTCGGGCCCGGCACCCACCTGGTCATCAGTGACGTCTGCTACGCGGGCACGGCCGAGTTCGTCCGCGGGACGCTGCGGCGCTATGGCGTGGACGTCACCCCCGTGGACACCTCGGACCTCGAGCAGGTGCGCGCCGCGCTGCGCCCCAATACCCGGCTCGTCTACCTGGAGTCCCCGTGCAACCCCGTGCTCAAGCTGACCGACATCGAGGCGGTGGCCACGCTCGCGCACGGCGTCGGGGCCCGGGTCGCCGTCGACGCGACCCTCGCGACGCCCATCGGCCTGCAACCCCTGGCGCTCGGGGCCGACTTCGTCCTCCATTCCCTGACCAAGTACATCGGCGGCCACGGTGACGTGCTGGGCGGGGTCGTCGTCGGGAGGCGGGCAGAGCTGGCCGCGCTCCGCCAGGACGCGCTCATCCACCTGGGCGCCGTGCTCAATCCCTTTCCCGCGTGGCTGCTCCTGCGCAGCCTCTCCACCCTGCCCCAGCGCATGGCGGCCCACGAGGCCACGGCCCGCGAGGTGGCCGCCTTCCTGGAGAACCATCCCCGCGTGCACCACGTCCTCTACCCGGGGCTCGACTCCCACCCCCAGGCGGCCCTCGCCCGCCGGCAGTTGCGCAACACCTCCGGCATGATTGCCTTTCAGGCGGAGGATGCCCCGGCGGTGGCGCGCCGCCTCGCCGAGCGGTTGAAGGTCGTCCACTACGCCGTCTCGCTCGGCAAGCCCCACAGCCTCGTCTTCTACCTGCCCACGGACGAGCTGCAGCGCACCTCGTTCCAGCTCTCCCCGGAGCTGCTGGCGCGCTACCGCGCCTGGGCGGGCGACGGCGTCTTCCGGCTGTCGATCGGCCTGGAGGCCCCGGCGGACATCATCGGGGATCTCGAGCAGGCCCTGGCCCCGTGA